CTGTGAAGCTGCAAATACTATACGGCCGTTCTTGTTGCTCTCGCGGATGAAATCCCTGAGGGTATCTCCCGGATACTTGGAAAAATCCCCGATCACCGCCAGGCTGACCCCGTAATTCATGAATTTCTGCAACAACTCTCCGGCAAAACCTGTCCTTAACCGGAAGAAATCCGGATTGACCTGATGGTCCTGTAGAATTATTTTGCCGCTGTCTGCATTGGCCATCAGGTCCAGACCGTCCTGCACCTTGTCGATGACCATTCCATCAGACTCTATCAGGGCATATTCCATTCCCCGCACGGTGCACTTTTTAACATTGAAGGTGCTCAATACTCCCGCGCTTTCTCCTCGCCCTTAAGAACCCGGAGCGCCCCGGCCGCCAGGGCAGGCATTTCGTCCTCTCCGGGATAGACGAAATACTTCGGCGTGATGAAGGCC
The DNA window shown above is from bacterium and carries:
- a CDS encoding DUF4180 domain-containing protein; protein product: MSTFNVKKCTVRGMEYALIESDGMVIDKVQDGLDLMANADSGKIILQDHQVNPDFFRLRTGFAGELLQKFMNYGVSLAVIGDFSKYPGDTLRDFIRESNKNGRIVFAASQDEALNLWNRAG